The Deinococcus aquaticus genomic interval ATCGGAGTCCGTATCACCCCACTTTCTTCCCCCCATAAAGGAGCCACACATGGGCGTTCTTGAGATTGCCAAGGGCATGGGTGTCACGCTGGGGAAACTGTTCCAGAAGCCCGTGACCGTCAGTTACCCCGAACAGCGCGCCACGCTGCAACCCCGCTTCCGGGGACGGCACGTCCTGACCCGCCACCCCGGGCAGCGCCCCGGCGAACTGGGCCTGGAAAAGTGCATCGGCTGCTCGCTGTGCGCCGCCGCCTGCCCCGCCTACGCCATCTACGTGGAGGCCGCCGAGAACGACCCGGCCAACCCCGCCGCGCCCGGCGAACGCTACGCGAAGGTGTACGAGATCAACATGCTGCGCTGCATCTTCTGCGGCATGTGCGAGGAAGCCTGCCCGACCGGCGCGGTCGTCATGGGCAACGAGTTCGAGATGGCCGACTACCGCTACGGCGACTTCGTGTACGCCAAGGAAGACATGCTGGTCGGCGTGACCGGCAGCCTCCCGCAGCGCCGCGAGGCCGCCCGGAGCGGCAAACCCGTGCGTCTGGGCTTCCAGCTCGAGGGGCAGCCCCGCGCGGAACTGGAAGGAGTGAAGTACCCGTGACGAGGCCCGTAACGAGGAAAGGATGTGAACAGTTGATGGTTGATGGTCGGTGGCAGGTGACCCGTGACTGTCGTGCGCCCCTGGTCTGTGCTCCAGCACCCATCACGCATCACCCATCACCATCCCGTAGGGGCCGCCCATGATGCTGGCGTTCATCCTGCTGGGCGCGCTGGCCATCGTGGGCGGCGTGATCACCATTGCCGCGCGGAACGCGGTGCACGCGGCGCTGGGGCTGGTGGGGACGCTGCTGTGCGTGGCGGGTCTGTTCGCCACGCTGAACGCGTCGTTCCTGGCGGCCACGCAGGTGATCGTGTACGCGGGCGCGGTGATGGTGCTGTTTCTGTTCGTGATCATGCTGCTGAACGCCAACCAGCCGGTCACGTCGCGCGACCCGGTGCCGTACGTGCGGGAACTCGCCGGGATCGGCGGGACGCTGCTGGCGGGGGCGTTCGTGGTGCTGGCCTTCACGTTCGAGGACCCGCGCCCGCTGGCCGAGAGTGCCGGGGCGCTGCGCGGCGGGACGGCCCTGGTGATGGGCGAGACGCTGCTGACGCGTTTCCTGCTGCCGTTCGAGGCGGTCAGTGTGCTGCTGCTGGTGGCGATCGTGGGCGCGGTGGCGCTGGTGCAGCGTCCGGCGGCGCAACCGGACGGCGTGCCCGATGAACTGGCCGCCGACGAACTGGCAGGGCCGCTGGGCGCGGCGCAGCCGGAGCGCGTGGAAGCGCCGCGCGGGGCCGCTCCGGCGCTGATGACGGAAGGGGAGGTGCGTGCCTGATGGTGCCCACGACGTACTACCTGGCGCTGTCCGGGATTCTGTTCGCGCTGGGCATGATCGGCGTGCTGACGCGCCGCACCGCGATCATGGTGTTCCTGAGCGTGGAACTCATGCTGAACGCCGCGAACATCGCGTTGGTGGCGTTCGCGCGGTCCTGGGGTGACCCGACCGGTCAGACCGCCGTGTTCATCGTGATGACGCTGGCCGCCGCCGAGGTGGCGATCGGTCTGGCGATCATCGTCGCCATCTTCCGTAAGCGCGAGACCACCAACGTGGACGACCTCGCGGCGTTGAAAGGCTGAGTGGTCATGGATAGTCTTCCTGCTCTGTACCTGCTGCCCCTGCTGCCCCTGCTGGGCTTCGCGGTTCTGATGACGCTGCCCCGCCTGCTGCCCGGCAAGACCGGCGGCTGGCTGGCGACGGGTCTGGTCGGCGCGGCGTTCGTCGTGGCCGTCATCCGTTACCTGAACCAGGGCGCGCCCGCCCATGAGGTGCTGTGGACGTGGCTGCCGAACATGGCGCTGAACGCCAACCTGTCGGTGGGATTCTGGCTGGATCAACTGTCGGCCCTGATGGCCCTGATCATCACGGGCGTGGGGTTCCTGATTCACCTGTACTCGATCTCGTACATGGGGCACGACCCGAAGTTCACGCGCTTCTTCGCGTTCCTGAACTTCTTCGTGGCGATGATGCTGATCCTGGTCCTGGCCGACTCGTACCCGCTGATGTTCGTCGGCTGGGAGGGCGTGGGCATGGCGTCGTACCTGCTGATCGGCTTCTGGTTCAGTGGCCGGAACAGCGAGGCCAGTGACGCTCAGGTGCGTGCCGCCAGTGACGCCGAGGCGGTCAGCAACTCCAACGCCGCCCGCAAGGCGTTCATCATGAACCGCATCGGAGACCTGGGCTTCATGCTGGGCATGTTCCTGCTGTTCAAGCTGTACGGCACCCTGTCGATTCCCGAACTGGCCGAGCGGGTCGAGGGCGCGCAGGTCGCGCAGGCTGGCATCGAACTGGCCTGCCTGTTCCTGCTGGTCGGCGCGGTCGGCAAGAGCGGCCAGCTGCCCCTCACCACTTGGCTGCCGGACGCCATGGCGGGCCCCACGCCCGTCTCCGCGCTGATCCACGCGGCGACCATGGTCACGGCCGGCGTGTACCTCGTGGCGCGCAGTCACTTCCTGTACGACCTCGCCCCGAACGCCAGCACCTGGGTCGCGTGGGTGGGCGGCCTGACTGCCCTGTACGGCGCCCTGTCCGCACTGAACCAGTCGGACATCAAGAAGATCCTGGCGTACTCCACGGTGTCGCAGCTGGGGTACATGTTCATGGCGGTCGGCCTGCACGCGTACTCGGCGGGCGTGTTCCACCTGCTGACGCACGCGTTCTTCAAGGCGCTGCTGTTCCTCGCGGCGGGCGCCGTGATCCACGCGCTGCACGACGAGCAGGACGTCCGCCGGATGGGCGGCCTGCATAAATTCATGCCGTTCACGCACCTCGTGTCCGTGGCGGGTGTGCTGGCGATTGCCGGCATTCCCATCTGGAGCGGCTTCTTTTCCAAGGACGCCATCCTGGCCGCCGCGTACGAGCAGAACATCGCGCTGTACCTGATCGGGCTGGGCGTGGCGCTGCTCACTGCGTTCTACATGGGCCGCTGGTACTTCCTGGTGTGGCGCGGCGCGTACCGCGGGCACGGCCACCCGCACGAGGCGGACACCCTCACGAAGATCCCGCTGGGCGTGCTGGCCGCGCTGGCGACCCTGGCAGGCTTCCTGAACATCCCCACCTTCCTGGGCGGTAAGCACGCCTTCGACGACTACATCGGGCGGGCCGTGCCGCTGCACGCGCACGAGATCCCCGTCAGCACCGAGTGGCTGCTGACCGTCTTCGCCGTCCTGGCCGGCGTGCTGGGCCTGGGCTGGGCGTTCCTGGCGCACCGCCGGAATGCTCTGGCCACCGGCCCGCTGGGCGAACTCAGCCGCAACAGCCTGTACCTGGACGCCCTGTACGACGGCGTGATCGGCAATCCCAGCCGCGCCGTCGCGGGCGGCCTGGACACCCTGGACCGAGGCACCGACGACGCCCTGAGCGGCATTGCCCGCAACGCCAGCGGTCCCGGCGGGCTGTTCACGCTGTGGCAGAGCGGCTTCGTGCGCGCCTACGCCGTCAGCATGCTGCTCGGAACGGCCGGCATCATCGGCTACTGGGCCCTCAAGACCATTGGAAGTGGCGCATGACCTTCACCGACTGGCTCCCCACCCTCATGATCTTCCTGCCGCTCCTGGGCAGCCTGCTGCTGCTGGTCACCCCGAAAAGCTTCCGGGACGAGGTCGCGGGCTTCATCGCCGCCCTGACGCTCGGCGCGGGTCTCGCCATCTGGCGCGGCGGCGGCTCCGAACTGTTCCGCTGGGACTGGATTCCGCCGCTGGGCATCACGTACTCGGTGCAGCTGGGCGGCGTGAGCCTCGCGCTGGCGCTCGTCACGGCGTTCATGTCCTTCATCGCGATCCTGTACGCCGCGCGCCGTATTCCCAACCCCGGCCCGATGCTGTCGCTGATCCTTGCCATGGAGACCGGCCTGATCGGCATCTTCGCCGCGCAGGACCTGATGCTGTTCTACGTGTTCTTCGAGGACGCCCTGATCCCCGCGCTGCTGATGCTGGCCATCTACGGCAAGTCCGGGCGCATGGCGGCCCTCACGAAATTCGCGGCGTACACGCTGTTCGGCAGTCTGCTGATGCTGGTCAGCATCATCGGCGTGCGCTACATCGGCGGCAGCCCCACCTTCGCCATGACCGACCTGAAACAGAACCTCGTGCAGGGCCCCGCCCAGACGTGGCTGTACCTGGGCTTCCTGGCCGCCATGGCCGTCAAGCTGCCGCTGTGGCCCATGCACGCGTGGCTGCCGGACTTCCACGAGCAGAACCACGACAGCGGCATTCCCGACGTGATGGGCACCCTGTACAAGGTCGGCGGGTACGGCCTCTTCACCTTCGCCATTCCGCTGTTCCCGGATGCCAGTCTGGAACTGCGCCCCGTCCTGATGGGCCTCGCGGCGTTCACGGCGCTGTACGCCGCGTGGATCGCCTTCGGTCAGACCGACTGGAAACGCCTGCTGGCCTATGCCGGCCTCAGCCACATGGGCTTCGTCGCGCTCGGGGTGTTCTCCCTGAACGAGACGGCCGTGATCGGCGCGATGTACCTGCTGGCCTTCCAGAACCTGTACACCGGCGCGCTGTTCCTGTCGGTCGGCATGCTTCAGGAACGTATCGGCAGCCTGGAGACCCGTGTGGGCGGCGTCATGACCCAGGCGGGCGCGCTGGGCGGCCTGACCATGGCCCTGTGGTTCGCCAGTATCGCCGTGCCCGGCATGGCCGGCTTCATCGGGGAGTTCAGCATCCTGCTCGGCGCGTACCAGGTGTTCCCCTGGCTGGCGTTCATCGCCGGGATCACCACCATCGCCGCCGCCGCGTACGCCCTGACCGCCTTCCAGACGACCTTCTGGCAGGCCCGGCCCGCCGGGGGCCTGCGCGTGCCGGACCTGGTGCATACCGAGTGGCTGATCCTGGGCCTGCCGCTGGCCGTGGCCGTGCTGTTCGGCGTGTACTCCGCGCCCGCCCTGAACCTCATGCAGCCCGCCGTGCGCGCCGTCCTGACCGCCCTGGGAGGCAACTGACATGCTCCAGCCACCCGAAGTGTCCCTGACGCCGCTGCTGCCCATCCTGATCGTGCTCGCGGGCGCGGTCAGCAGCACCCTGCTGGGCTTCTGGGTCAGCCGCCGCACCCTGACCTTCATCAACCTCGCGGCCACCGTGCTCGCCGCGCTGAGCCTGAGCACGCTCTGGAACCGGGGCGTCAGCTCGTTCGGCGGCAGCCTTCAGGCCGATAACGCCGCGCTGCTGCTGGCCTTCGTGATCCTGACCGGCACCCTCATGACCCTGCTCGTCACGCTGGACACCGCCTGGCGCGCCCGCGTGTCCTTCCCGGAATTCGACGCGATGCTCATGTACGCCGTGACCGGCTGCCTGCTGATCGCCTTTTCCGGCGACCTGATCGTCATGCTGATCGGCCTGGAAATCATGAGCCTCAGCGGCTACGTACTGGCCACCCTGCAAGGCTCACGCCGCGCCGAGGAAAGCGGCCTGAAGTACTTCCTGCTCGGCGCGGCCGGCAGCGCCGTCCTGATCTACGGCATCGCCTTCGTGTACGGCGCGACCGGCAGCCTCAACTACGCCGCCATTGCCGCCAAGGCCAGCGTCCTGACTCCCGAGAACACCGGCATCCTGGTCGGCGGGGCGCTGCTGATGCTGTGCGGGTTCGCCTTCAAGGTCGCCCTGGCCCCCTTCCACCAGTGGACGCCCGACGTGTACGGCGGCGCGCCCACCAGCGTCAGCCTGTTCCTGAGTACCGTCGTGAAGGTCGCCGCGTTCGCCGGGATGCTCCGCGTCTTCGGCGGCGCACTGGCCGACGCACCCGGCTGGCATTCCGTGCTTCAGGTCCTGATCGCCGCGACCCTGATCATCGGGAACCTCGCCGCGCTGCGCCAGATGAACTTCAAACGCATGCTGGCGTACTCGGCCGTCGCGCACACGGGCTTCCTCGCCATGGCCCTGCTCGGCACGCCCCAGGCGGGCGGCGCGGCCCTGACGTACTACCTGCTGGTGTACACCCTGATGACCGCCGCCGCGCTGGCTATCCTCGCTGCCCTGCAACGGGGCGAGGAAGGCATGACCATCTCCGACCTGCGCGGCCTGTACTACCGCCACCCCGCCTACACCGTCGCGCTGGCCGTGTGCCTCGCCTCGCTGGCCGGCCTGCCCCCCTTCGCCGGGTTCTTCGGCAAGTACCTGGTGTTCCAGGCGGCCTTCCAGAACGGTTACGAGTGGCTGAGCGTCCTGGCGGCCCTGACCAGCGTCGCCGCGCTGGTGTACTACCTGCGCCCCGCCATGCTGATGTTCATGCCTGACCGCACCCCCGCCCGCGAGTACGCCCACGGGCAGCGCACCCCCACCACCCTGGCCGTCACGCTCGGCGTGGTCGGCGTCACCGCCCTGGGCCTCCTGCCCAACATCTGGTACAGCTGGGTCGCCAACCCTGCCATCTGGACGCTGCTCGTCGGGCGGTGAGGGGAGAGTAGGGAGCGGGTCGGGTGCTGTCGTTCGCCCCGCTCCCGGAACACCGGAAAGATTCACCCATGAAAGTGGCCCGCCTCTGCAACGCAGACGGCGGGCCACTTCCTGCCGCCTGTACGTTCAGCCGCGCTGTTCGCGCTGGTACTTGGCGCGGTAGCGGCTGCGGCTGGCCGCCTCGACCAGATCGGTGGGCGTCTGGATGTCGGGGCCGGTGCGGGCCGCGCCGATGCTGATACGGACCGGCACGTCACGGTACGTGAGTTCCTGCAGGGCGTCCTGGATGCGCTGGGTGGTGGCGGTCATGTCCTGCACGCTGGCACCCTCGAGCAGCACCGCAAACTCGTCGGGACCCCAGCGGAACAGCAGGTCGCTGCGGCGCTTGTGTTTCAGGATGCGGCCCGAGAGGTCGCTGAGCAGTTCGTCGCCGGCACGCAGGCCGTAGACCTCGTTGACCTTGCGGAAGCCGCTCAGGTCCACCAGCAGCAGGCCCAGCGGTCGGGCGGCGCGGGCCGTCCAGCGCTGCTCGAGCGCGCGGGTGAAGGCCACGCGGTTGCCGAAGCCGGTCAGGGGGTCGCGCATGCTGAGGTTGCGCAGGTTCCACCAGCGTTCCAGGGCGACCAGGGCCGTGCCCAGAATCGCGGCGTACGAGAGGGTCACGCCCGGCAGCAGGATGTTGCCCAGCCACAGGGGAATGGCGAGGGCCAGCATCAGCAGGGCCAGCGCGAACCCCCACACGCCGCGCGCCAGGACGGCGCTGACGGCGGTCGCGACGGCCATCAGCGCGATCAGCCACGTGGGCAGGCGCGTGAAGGGCGGGCTCAGCAGGCTGGAGACGGCGCGGGCCTGCATGGCGACGCCCGGCACGACCTGCCCGGTCACGTCGCGCAGGGTGAGGTTGCTGGTGCCGCTGGCGGTCAGACCGATGATGACGATCTTGCCCTGAATGTCGCCGTAGCGGACGTTGCCGTTCACGACGTCCCGGAACGGAATGACGGGCAGGCGGTCCTGGCTGGGGGCGCTGTAACGCAGCAGTTGCGGCTGGGTGTCCAGCGGCACGTTGCGGCCGGCGGCGACTGCCAGTTGCCGCGCGAAACTGGGGTGCAGGGTGGCGCTGGCCTGCGCAGCGGCGCTGGCGCTGTCCGTGACCGGGCTGGCGTCCCCCTGCGTTTCCGGCGTGCCGGGGTACCCGGTCTGGAAGGTGCGGACCACGCCGTCCGGGCTGACGTTCAGGGCGCTGACGCCGGTCGGGGAGAGCCAGTCGGGGCTGGCCAGCTGGCGGCTCTCGCCGGGCGCGGTGGCCAGCACCACGTTCGGCTGGCTGAACGCGTCGGCTAGGCGGCTGTCGTTCCGGGCGGGGTCGCTGAACAGCACGTCGATGCCGATGGCGGTCGCGCCCGCCTGTTCCAGCGTTCCGAGGGCCTGCGCGTACAGCTCGCGGGGCCAGTTGCCGATGCGGCCGTAGTCGCGCAGCGAGGCGTCGTCGATGCCGACCACCACGACCCGCTGCTCGGGTGCGCCGGGCAGGGCGCGGTTCAGGGCGTCCCACAGGCGGGTGTTGTCCGGCAGGATGAAGGTCAGCAGCAGCGCAAGGATCGCCGCCACCGGGACGGTGTACAGCGCCAGCGAGCGGTCAGGGGATCTCAACATGGCGTTCGTTGCCTGCCTCGTCTGTGGCGTTCAGGGTGACCGGGCTGCCCGGCGTGGCCAGCGGCAGCGTCCACTGGAAGTCCGGGCGGCCGGCCGTGACCGTGCGGGTGTATGCCACGCCGTTCACGGTGACCCGCAGCGTCACGCGGTTCCTGGCGGCCCTGCTGCCGTCCGTGATGGTCAGGCTGGCGTCCTGCACGCGGCCCGTGAGGGTCAGCACGCGGCCCTCGCGGCGGCCCTGCACGGTCACGGCCGGCGCGGTCCGGTCGATGACCAGCGGCACCTGGCGCGTCAGGGTCTGCCCGAAGCGGGTGGCGGTGACGGTCACGGCGTACGTGCCTTCCGGCAGGGTGTCTTCCAGGCGTTCCAGGCGGAACACGCCGTCCGTGCCGCCCAGCGTGACGGTGCGCCCGGCCACGCTGGCCTGCACTGCCGCGTCCGGCAGGCTGCGGGCCAGCAGCGTCAGGTCCTGCACCTGCAGCTTCCCGGCCGGCAGGTCCAGCGTGAGGGGCCGGGCGCGTTCGGCGTCCAGCGACTGGTTGAAGCGGTCCAGGGCGTCGAGTTGCAACGTTCCCACGCCGCCCGCCTCGGCGCGCTGCTGCCCGGCACTGACGGGCTGGTCGCCCTCGCCGGGCAGCGCCACCTGACCCTCGAAGACCTTCACGACCCCGCTGGCATCCACCCGGAAGACCGTGCCGCGCACGGCCGTGCTGACGACCGGGGTGTCCAGGCGGTAGCCGCCCTGCCCCTTCTGCACGACGTTCCAGGCGGTACCGCGAGACAGTTTCAGCAGGACCTCACGGCCCCGTTCGGTGCGTTCCACGGCCAGCACGTTCAGTTCGCTCTGCTCGTTCAGGCGCAGGTACCCGCCGCCCGTGAAGCCCACCTCGGCCCACGCGCCGGCGGCGGTGTTCAGGGTCACGCCGGGGTCCAGCGCGTCCCCGATGACGGCCACGCGGCTCTGCCCGGCGCGGTCCACGCGCACCTGCCCGCGCGTCGCCTCGATGTTCGCGTCGCCCAGCCCCCGGTACTGCGAGGCGTACCAGGGGTCCTGCTCGCGGAAGGCCGTGACCTTCCCGCTGTCCAGATCCACCTGCTGCGCGGCGCGCACGGTCACGAGCTTGCCGTTGAGGCTCAGGCGCGCCTGCCCCTGCAAGACGGCCACGCGGCGGGTCGCCCTGCCGCTCAGGTCCACCCGCATCTGCCCGGCGCCCTCCATGACGACGTGCGTGCCCTGCACGTGCACGGCGACCGGGCCGCGCAGGAAGAAGCGGCCGTCGAGCAGGTCCGCCTCATCCAGGTAGCGGCGCAGCCGCGACGCGCTGCCCACCACGATCTGCCCGGCCCCGGACTTCAGTTCGGCGCGGCCCGTGCCGGTGCGCAGCGACGTGTTCAACTCGGTGCCCGGCGCGCTCCCCGGAGCCCAGGTGCCCGAGGCGCCCAGGAATTCCACGCTACCCTGCGCCTGCGCCAGACGCGGCGTGGTCGTGCCGGCCGTCTGGGTGCCGCCAGTCTGCGCGCTGGCCCGGCCCAGCGGAACGAGCGCGGCGCCGCCCAGCAGGAGCAGCGCCGTCAGGGGAGCGACCCGGAGGTTTACGTGGAGCTTGAGAACTGCTGAGCGGGCCGTCACCTTCATCACGTCATAGTTTACGAGAAAAATCTGACAATTTCGTAACGCGCGTATACTGCGGGGCGTGCTTGTTGCCGCCGTGGACGCCAGTAAGGAGTACGGTCCGCTGACCGTGCTGAGTGAAGTGAATTTTGCCGTGCAGCCGGGCGACCGGGTGGGTCTGGTCGGCCGCAACGGTGCCGGGAAAAGCACGCTGCTCAAGCTCCTGACCGGGCAGCTTACCCCCGACGGGGGCAGCATGAAACGCGCGCCCGGCGTGCGGGTCCGCTCGCTGCAACAGGACCCGGTGTTCCCGGACGGGGCGACCATCGACAGCGTCCTGAACGCCGCCTTCCAGGACCTCGATGAACTGGAGGCCGAACTGAGCGCCGCCGCCGCCGCCATGAGCAGCGGCACGCCGGACAGCATCCTGCACCACGAGGCGCTGCTGGAGAACTACCAGCGGCGCGGGGGGTTCGAGCGCCGCAGCCGCAAGGACGCCGTGACCCTGGCCTTCGGGTTCCGGGGCCGCGAGAACGACCTGGCGTCCAGCCTCAGCGGCGGGGAACGCACCCGGCTGGGCCTCGCGGCGCTGCTGGTCGAGAACCCGGACGTGCTGCTCCTCGACGAGCCCACCAACCACCTGGACATCGTGATGGTCGAGTGGCTCGAGGCCTTCCTGGGCCGCTACCCGGGCGCGGTGCTGGTCATCAGTCACGACCGGACCTTCCTGGACACCGTGACCCGCGAGACCGCGTACCTGCGCGGCGGCACCCTGAAGATGTACGCCGGGAACTACACCAAGTTCCGCGAACTGCTGGAAGTCGAGCAGGAGCAGCAGGCCGCCCGGCACGCCATCGAGAGCAAGCAGATCGCCAGCCTGCAGGCCAGCGCGGACCGCATGAAGATCTGGGGCCTGGGCATGAGCAAACTCGCCCGGCGCGCCAAGGCCATGCAGGCCCGCGTGGACCGCATGCAGAACCGCGCGACCGCCGCCCCGGCCGCCGATCAGCGCACGGCCCGCATCACCTTCCACGCGCCGGAAAGTGGCGACGTGATTCTGGACGCCCGGCACGTGACGCGCGTGCTGCCCGGCGGGCGCACCCTGTTCCGGGACGTGAACGTGCAGATCCGCCGGGGCGAACGCATCGCCATCATCGGGCGCAACGGGGCGGGGAAGACCACCTTCCTGCGCACCCTGCTGGGCCTGGAGAAAAGCGACGACCCCCGTACGCGCCTGCTGACCGGGGCGCGCGTGACGGTCGGGTACTACGATCAGGCGCTGCGCGGCGTGGACCCCAACGACACGCTGTACGACGTGGCCCGCACCTACACCCAGAAGGACCCGCAGGCGCACGACCTGCTGGGCACGTTCATGTTCCCATACGACCAGCACGACAAGCAGGCCCGCATCCTCTCGGGCGGCGAACGCGCCCGCCTAGCCCTGCTGAAACTGGCGCAGGAGGACCACAACCTGCTGGTCATGGACGAACCCACCAACCACCTGGACATGGAGATGGTCGAGAGCCTGGAAGTCGCGCTGGAGGACTTCGGCGGCACCCTGATGATGGTCAGCCACGACCGCGCCTTCATCGAGGGGCTTGCCGACCGCATCTGGCTGATCGAGGACGGGCAGTTCTTCGAGTACCCCGGCTGGGAGGACTACAAGGCCAAGCACCGCACGGCCGCCGAACTGGAAGCCGAGGCGCTGGCCGCCGCGCCGAAGGCCGCCCCCAAGCCTGCCGCGCCCAAAGGGAAGGGCCTGTGGCACCTCAAGCGCGAGGTCGAGGCCATCGAGGCGGACATCGCCCGCCTGGAAACGCAACTGGAAGAGGCGCAGGCCGCCCTGAACGCCGCTCCCGCTGACGCGGACTTCGTGGCGCTGGGGCAGGC includes:
- a CDS encoding CHASE2 domain-containing protein; the encoded protein is MLRSPDRSLALYTVPVAAILALLLTFILPDNTRLWDALNRALPGAPEQRVVVVGIDDASLRDYGRIGNWPRELYAQALGTLEQAGATAIGIDVLFSDPARNDSRLADAFSQPNVVLATAPGESRQLASPDWLSPTGVSALNVSPDGVVRTFQTGYPGTPETQGDASPVTDSASAAAQASATLHPSFARQLAVAAGRNVPLDTQPQLLRYSAPSQDRLPVIPFRDVVNGNVRYGDIQGKIVIIGLTASGTSNLTLRDVTGQVVPGVAMQARAVSSLLSPPFTRLPTWLIALMAVATAVSAVLARGVWGFALALLMLALAIPLWLGNILLPGVTLSYAAILGTALVALERWWNLRNLSMRDPLTGFGNRVAFTRALEQRWTARAARPLGLLLVDLSGFRKVNEVYGLRAGDELLSDLSGRILKHKRRSDLLFRWGPDEFAVLLEGASVQDMTATTQRIQDALQELTYRDVPVRISIGAARTGPDIQTPTDLVEAASRSRYRAKYQREQRG
- a CDS encoding NADH-quinone oxidoreductase subunit M, which gives rise to MTFTDWLPTLMIFLPLLGSLLLLVTPKSFRDEVAGFIAALTLGAGLAIWRGGGSELFRWDWIPPLGITYSVQLGGVSLALALVTAFMSFIAILYAARRIPNPGPMLSLILAMETGLIGIFAAQDLMLFYVFFEDALIPALLMLAIYGKSGRMAALTKFAAYTLFGSLLMLVSIIGVRYIGGSPTFAMTDLKQNLVQGPAQTWLYLGFLAAMAVKLPLWPMHAWLPDFHEQNHDSGIPDVMGTLYKVGGYGLFTFAIPLFPDASLELRPVLMGLAAFTALYAAWIAFGQTDWKRLLAYAGLSHMGFVALGVFSLNETAVIGAMYLLAFQNLYTGALFLSVGMLQERIGSLETRVGGVMTQAGALGGLTMALWFASIAVPGMAGFIGEFSILLGAYQVFPWLAFIAGITTIAAAAYALTAFQTTFWQARPAGGLRVPDLVHTEWLILGLPLAVAVLFGVYSAPALNLMQPAVRAVLTALGGN
- the nuoK gene encoding NADH-quinone oxidoreductase subunit NuoK, with translation MVPTTYYLALSGILFALGMIGVLTRRTAIMVFLSVELMLNAANIALVAFARSWGDPTGQTAVFIVMTLAAAEVAIGLAIIVAIFRKRETTNVDDLAALKG
- a CDS encoding FecR domain-containing protein; the encoded protein is MKVTARSAVLKLHVNLRVAPLTALLLLGGAALVPLGRASAQTGGTQTAGTTTPRLAQAQGSVEFLGASGTWAPGSAPGTELNTSLRTGTGRAELKSGAGQIVVGSASRLRRYLDEADLLDGRFFLRGPVAVHVQGTHVVMEGAGQMRVDLSGRATRRVAVLQGQARLSLNGKLVTVRAAQQVDLDSGKVTAFREQDPWYASQYRGLGDANIEATRGQVRVDRAGQSRVAVIGDALDPGVTLNTAAGAWAEVGFTGGGYLRLNEQSELNVLAVERTERGREVLLKLSRGTAWNVVQKGQGGYRLDTPVVSTAVRGTVFRVDASGVVKVFEGQVALPGEGDQPVSAGQQRAEAGGVGTLQLDALDRFNQSLDAERARPLTLDLPAGKLQVQDLTLLARSLPDAAVQASVAGRTVTLGGTDGVFRLERLEDTLPEGTYAVTVTATRFGQTLTRQVPLVIDRTAPAVTVQGRREGRVLTLTGRVQDASLTITDGSRAARNRVTLRVTVNGVAYTRTVTAGRPDFQWTLPLATPGSPVTLNATDEAGNERHVEIP
- a CDS encoding NADH-quinone oxidoreductase subunit N — its product is MLQPPEVSLTPLLPILIVLAGAVSSTLLGFWVSRRTLTFINLAATVLAALSLSTLWNRGVSSFGGSLQADNAALLLAFVILTGTLMTLLVTLDTAWRARVSFPEFDAMLMYAVTGCLLIAFSGDLIVMLIGLEIMSLSGYVLATLQGSRRAEESGLKYFLLGAAGSAVLIYGIAFVYGATGSLNYAAIAAKASVLTPENTGILVGGALLMLCGFAFKVALAPFHQWTPDVYGGAPTSVSLFLSTVVKVAAFAGMLRVFGGALADAPGWHSVLQVLIAATLIIGNLAALRQMNFKRMLAYSAVAHTGFLAMALLGTPQAGGAALTYYLLVYTLMTAAALAILAALQRGEEGMTISDLRGLYYRHPAYTVALAVCLASLAGLPPFAGFFGKYLVFQAAFQNGYEWLSVLAALTSVAALVYYLRPAMLMFMPDRTPAREYAHGQRTPTTLAVTLGVVGVTALGLLPNIWYSWVANPAIWTLLVGR
- a CDS encoding NADH-quinone oxidoreductase subunit J, whose protein sequence is MMLAFILLGALAIVGGVITIAARNAVHAALGLVGTLLCVAGLFATLNASFLAATQVIVYAGAVMVLFLFVIMLLNANQPVTSRDPVPYVRELAGIGGTLLAGAFVVLAFTFEDPRPLAESAGALRGGTALVMGETLLTRFLLPFEAVSVLLLVAIVGAVALVQRPAAQPDGVPDELAADELAGPLGAAQPERVEAPRGAAPALMTEGEVRA
- the nuoL gene encoding NADH-quinone oxidoreductase subunit L; its protein translation is MDSLPALYLLPLLPLLGFAVLMTLPRLLPGKTGGWLATGLVGAAFVVAVIRYLNQGAPAHEVLWTWLPNMALNANLSVGFWLDQLSALMALIITGVGFLIHLYSISYMGHDPKFTRFFAFLNFFVAMMLILVLADSYPLMFVGWEGVGMASYLLIGFWFSGRNSEASDAQVRAASDAEAVSNSNAARKAFIMNRIGDLGFMLGMFLLFKLYGTLSIPELAERVEGAQVAQAGIELACLFLLVGAVGKSGQLPLTTWLPDAMAGPTPVSALIHAATMVTAGVYLVARSHFLYDLAPNASTWVAWVGGLTALYGALSALNQSDIKKILAYSTVSQLGYMFMAVGLHAYSAGVFHLLTHAFFKALLFLAAGAVIHALHDEQDVRRMGGLHKFMPFTHLVSVAGVLAIAGIPIWSGFFSKDAILAAAYEQNIALYLIGLGVALLTAFYMGRWYFLVWRGAYRGHGHPHEADTLTKIPLGVLAALATLAGFLNIPTFLGGKHAFDDYIGRAVPLHAHEIPVSTEWLLTVFAVLAGVLGLGWAFLAHRRNALATGPLGELSRNSLYLDALYDGVIGNPSRAVAGGLDTLDRGTDDALSGIARNASGPGGLFTLWQSGFVRAYAVSMLLGTAGIIGYWALKTIGSGA
- the nuoI gene encoding NADH-quinone oxidoreductase subunit NuoI — translated: MGVLEIAKGMGVTLGKLFQKPVTVSYPEQRATLQPRFRGRHVLTRHPGQRPGELGLEKCIGCSLCAAACPAYAIYVEAAENDPANPAAPGERYAKVYEINMLRCIFCGMCEEACPTGAVVMGNEFEMADYRYGDFVYAKEDMLVGVTGSLPQRREAARSGKPVRLGFQLEGQPRAELEGVKYP